In Saccharicrinis fermentans DSM 9555 = JCM 21142, a genomic segment contains:
- a CDS encoding response regulator transcription factor produces MRSRITKRQKDILQLMAEGLTEADIADKLGISHTALRRHKSLLYPRLGVNNSVSAVVTAIDL; encoded by the coding sequence ATGAGAAGTCGCATTACAAAAAGGCAAAAAGATATTCTTCAGCTAATGGCTGAAGGGTTGACGGAGGCTGATATCGCTGATAAATTAGGTATTTCACATACAGCTCTTAGACGACACAAATCATTACTTTATCCAAGGTTAGGTGTAAATAATTCAGTCTCTGCTGTTGTGACAGCTATAGATTTATGA
- the tnpA gene encoding IS66 family insertion sequence element accessory protein TnpA produces MRMTLTTFKRLYKDYQESGLNIKDFCTNQDLAPSTFYYWRNKLEEALAHEPDSFVPLEFDSNPLATNNQSSPSIIKSKATLNNDAPIEFLFPNGTKMLLRDNINTQVLKTIVHLFD; encoded by the coding sequence ATGAGAATGACATTAACAACATTTAAGCGTTTGTATAAGGATTACCAGGAATCAGGTTTGAACATAAAAGATTTCTGTACCAACCAAGATTTGGCTCCTTCCACTTTTTACTATTGGCGAAATAAATTGGAAGAGGCATTAGCACATGAGCCAGATAGCTTTGTTCCACTAGAATTTGACAGTAATCCGTTAGCGACGAATAACCAATCGAGTCCATCTATCATCAAGAGTAAGGCTACTTTAAATAATGATGCTCCCATTGAATTCCTATTTCCCAATGGCACCAAGATGCTACTAAGGGATAATATAAACACGCAA